From a single Syngnathus scovelli strain Florida chromosome 2, RoL_Ssco_1.2, whole genome shotgun sequence genomic region:
- the LOC125987680 gene encoding microtubule-associated protein tau isoform X7 produces MSSEHLCPVPGRFLSKLTLGEQMMGEDQQGEVFNEYSAPMPSPEDSSYPLMDFQVNNLGDQTIDNKGSNLGISQKSPSRAKILEKAVTSGMKPDRLRIPKIGPKDRLTEFPLGNALPGDMKIPTIPEVDIEKDPSREASPIPPDTSFIFTSPETERERQKQDCKKLLGDPRTPARSETKGKDEIPEAQKPSDGTSALYFQEGSPKPQFPSPVIIIPQVEEEDDREVVEDLRCDVDEPELSKVDQKEPQVGQVIQENNRVGQAKSHFCSPSVCSDDDNQDDATEIKEEKTGMQSSMEISQKIEDPSQASIDEAPADVSICDTDSSWIDSKDDDKTITTKQIRTFPPTQNVTLGILGVDTPTKRFPGRGNKVLRKGLGFRPKEEMKKKKVAIIRRADQNKVSAFQARKSLAKAVVKHPRPALLHRRKAAGVESSQPLSVHQSRERPTERTYRSPEKRSSLPRPSKSLTRHLPASEQEDNSTPSRPTSINTEVKGDSRSGRGPSMAGTDSGRSWSARSGTSTPGSSAVTPGTPPSYARTPGSRTPGSHTPKSFSVLQEKKVAIIRTPPKSPSSAQRQLKVLNQPLPDLKNVKSKIGSTANLKHQPKGGQVQILNEKVDFSHVQSKCGSKDNLKHTPKGGNVMIPSVKLDFSHVQAKCGSLNKLQHTPGGGNVQIQSNKIDLSHITSKCGSMSNIRYRPGGGNVRIENVKLDFKDKAQPKIGSMDNASHMPGGGNVMIESHKLSFRETAKARVDHGAEIVVTHSPGLGLGGTSPHLSSDGSINQLDSPQLATLAQDVTAALAKQGL; encoded by the exons ATGTCTTCTGAACACTTGTGTCCTGTCCCTGGAAGATTTTTATCCAAACTCACCCTTGGAGAGCAAATGATGGGTGAAGACCAACAAGGGGAGGTCTTTAACGAATATTCTGCCCCCATGCCTTCTCCTGAGGACTCTTCTTACCCTTTGATGGATTTTCAAGTCAACAACCTTGGAGATCAAACAATCGATAATAAAGGATCTAATCTTGGAATATCGCAAAAATCACCTTCACGGGCAAAGATACTGGAAAAAGCTGTGACCAGTGGAATGAAACCAGATCGCCTCAGAATCCCAAAAATTGGTCCAAAAGACAGACTGACTGAGTTTCCTTTGGGGAACGCTCTACCTGGTGACATGAAGATACCAACAATTCCTGAAGTGGACATTGAAAAAGACCCTTCAAGAGAAGCCTCTCCTATTCCACCAGACACTTCCTTCATCTTTACATCTCCAGAAACTGAGCGTGAGAGACAGAAACAAGATTGCAAGAAGTTGCTCGGTGATCCCAGAACACCTGCAAGGTCAGAAACAAAAGGAAAGGATGAGATCCCTGAAGCCCAAAAGCCCTCTGATGGAACGAGTGCACTCTACTTCCAGGAAGGCTCACCAAAGCCACAATTTCCTTCTCCAGTCATAATTATACCTCAAGTGGAAGAAGAGGATGACCGAGAGGTTGTTGAAGACCTCAGATGTGATGTTGATGAGCCTGAGCTCTCCAAAGTGGATCAGAAGGAGCCACAAGTGGGTCAGGTGATCCAGGAAAATAACCGTGTCGGGCAAGCGAAGAGCCATTTTTGCAGCCCCTCCGTATGTTCTGATGATGACAATCAAGATGATGCAACTGAAATAAAAGAGGAGAAGACTGGTATGCAGTCATCCATGGAGATAAGTCAAAAGATAGAAGACCCCAGTCAAGCTTCTATTGATGAAGCTCCAGCAGATGTCTCCATCTGTGACACAGACAGTAGCTGGATTGATTCAAAAG ATGATGACAAAACTATCACGACAAAACAAATCAGAACTTTCCCGCCGACCCAGAACGTCACCCTCGGCATACTCGGGGTGGACACGCCCACTAAACGGTTCCCGGGCAGAGGAAATAAAGTTCTCCGCAAAGGTCTCGGCTTTCGTCCAAAAGAggagatgaagaagaaaaaag TCGCCATCATACGCAGGGCGGACCAGAATAAGGTCTCAGCCTTCCAGGCTCGAAAAAGTCTAGCCAAAGCTGTGGTCAAACATCCTCGGCCAGCTCTGCTTCACAGACGCAAAGCCGCAG GTGTAGAAAGCTCTCAGCCCTTAAGTGTCCACCAGTCCAGGGAGAGACCCACT GAGAGAACATACCGTAGTCCAGAGAAAAGGTCATCGCTCCCCAGGCCGTCCAAATCACTGACCCGCCACCTTCCTGCGTCTGAACAAGAGGACAACAGCACCCCCTCCAGGCCAACCT CCATCAACACCGAGGTCAAGGGTGACAGCAGGTCTGGGAGGGGCCCTAGTATGGCAG GCACGGACTCTGGACGTTCCTGGTCAGCTCGTAGCGGCACTTCGACCCCCGGATCCTCTGCGGTTACGCCCGGCACACCCCCTAGTTACGCCCGCACGCCCGGTTCGCGCACCCCCGGAAGCCACACGCCCAAGTCCTTCAGCGTTCTCCAGGAGAAGAAGGTCGCCATCATCCGCACCCCGCCCAAGTCGCCGTCTTCAGCCCAGCGGCAGTTGAAGGTTCTCAACCAGCCCTTGCCTGACCTCAAGAATGTCAAGTCCAAAATTGGATCCACCGCCAACCTTAAACATCAACCCAAGGGTGGACAG GTGCAAATTTTAAACGAGAAGGTGGACTTCAGTCATGTTCAATCAAAGTGCGGCTCCAAGGATAATCTGAAGCACACGCCCAAAGGAGGCAAT GTCATGATTCCGAGCGTTAAACTGGACTTTAGCCACGTGCAGGCTAAATGTGGCTCCCTGAACAAACTCCAGCACACCCCGGGCGGAGGAAAT GTCCAAATCCAGAGCAACAAAATCGACTTGAGCCACATCACTTCCAAATGCGGCTCCATGTCCAACATCCGCTACAGGCCAG GCGGAGGCAACGTTCGGATTGAGAATGTCAAGCTGGACTTTAAAGACAAAGCTCAACCCAAGATCGGCTCAATGGACAACGCCAGCCACATGCCGGGTGGCGGGAACGTGATG ATCGAGAGCCACAAGCTGAGCTTCCGTGAGACCGCCAAAGCCCGGGTGGACCACGGTGCGGAAATCGTTGTCACCCACTCCCCCGGGCTGGGCTTGGGTGGCACCTCGCCTCACTTGTCCTCCGACGGCAGCATCAACCAACTGGATTCGCCACAGCTCGCCACACTGGCCCAAGATGTTACGGCCGCGCTGGCCAAGCAGGGCTTATGA
- the LOC125987680 gene encoding microtubule-associated protein 2 isoform X2 encodes MSSEHLCPVPGRFLSKLTLGEQMMGEDQQGEVFNEYSAPMPSPEDSSYPLMDFQVNNLGDQTIDNKGSNLGISQKSPSRAKILEKAVTSGMKPDRLRIPKIGPKDRLTEFPLGNALPGDMKIPTIPEVDIEKDPSREASPIPPDTSFIFTSPETERERQKQDCKKLLGDPRTPARSETKGKDEIPEAQKPSDGTSALYFQEGSPKPQFPSPVIIIPQVEEEDDREVVEDLRCDVDEPELSKVDQKEPQVGQVIQENNRVGQAKSHFCSPSVCSDDDNQDDATEIKEEKTGMQSSMEISQKIEDPSQASIDEAPADVSICDTDSSWIDSKDDDKTITTKQIRTFPPTQNVTLGILGVDTPTKRFPGRGNKVLRKGLGFRPKEEMKKKKVAIIRRADQNKVSAFQARKSLAKAVVKHPRPALLHRRKAAGVESSQPLSVHQSRERPTSPTRPVLLKMAMQSQQSPRPDSACSLKRSPQVEAVLSEAPPTLACSRTAPQKNIQERTYRSPEKRSSLPRPSKSLTRHLPASEQEDNSTPSRPTSINTEVKGDSRSGRGPSMAGTDSGRSWSARSGTSTPGSSAVTPGTPPSYARTPGSRTPGSHTPKSFSVLQEKKVAIIRTPPKSPSSAQRQLKVLNQPLPDLKNVKSKIGSTANLKHQPKGGQVQILNEKVDFSHVQSKCGSKDNLKHTPKGGNVMIPSVKLDFSHVQAKCGSLNKLQHTPGGGNVQIQSNKIDLSHITSKCGSMSNIRYRPGGGNVRIENVKLDFKDKAQPKIGSMDNASHMPGGGNVMIESHKLSFRETAKARVDHGAEIVVTHSPGLGLGGTSPHLSSDGSINQLDSPQLATLAQDVTAALAKQGL; translated from the exons ATGTCTTCTGAACACTTGTGTCCTGTCCCTGGAAGATTTTTATCCAAACTCACCCTTGGAGAGCAAATGATGGGTGAAGACCAACAAGGGGAGGTCTTTAACGAATATTCTGCCCCCATGCCTTCTCCTGAGGACTCTTCTTACCCTTTGATGGATTTTCAAGTCAACAACCTTGGAGATCAAACAATCGATAATAAAGGATCTAATCTTGGAATATCGCAAAAATCACCTTCACGGGCAAAGATACTGGAAAAAGCTGTGACCAGTGGAATGAAACCAGATCGCCTCAGAATCCCAAAAATTGGTCCAAAAGACAGACTGACTGAGTTTCCTTTGGGGAACGCTCTACCTGGTGACATGAAGATACCAACAATTCCTGAAGTGGACATTGAAAAAGACCCTTCAAGAGAAGCCTCTCCTATTCCACCAGACACTTCCTTCATCTTTACATCTCCAGAAACTGAGCGTGAGAGACAGAAACAAGATTGCAAGAAGTTGCTCGGTGATCCCAGAACACCTGCAAGGTCAGAAACAAAAGGAAAGGATGAGATCCCTGAAGCCCAAAAGCCCTCTGATGGAACGAGTGCACTCTACTTCCAGGAAGGCTCACCAAAGCCACAATTTCCTTCTCCAGTCATAATTATACCTCAAGTGGAAGAAGAGGATGACCGAGAGGTTGTTGAAGACCTCAGATGTGATGTTGATGAGCCTGAGCTCTCCAAAGTGGATCAGAAGGAGCCACAAGTGGGTCAGGTGATCCAGGAAAATAACCGTGTCGGGCAAGCGAAGAGCCATTTTTGCAGCCCCTCCGTATGTTCTGATGATGACAATCAAGATGATGCAACTGAAATAAAAGAGGAGAAGACTGGTATGCAGTCATCCATGGAGATAAGTCAAAAGATAGAAGACCCCAGTCAAGCTTCTATTGATGAAGCTCCAGCAGATGTCTCCATCTGTGACACAGACAGTAGCTGGATTGATTCAAAAG ATGATGACAAAACTATCACGACAAAACAAATCAGAACTTTCCCGCCGACCCAGAACGTCACCCTCGGCATACTCGGGGTGGACACGCCCACTAAACGGTTCCCGGGCAGAGGAAATAAAGTTCTCCGCAAAGGTCTCGGCTTTCGTCCAAAAGAggagatgaagaagaaaaaag TCGCCATCATACGCAGGGCGGACCAGAATAAGGTCTCAGCCTTCCAGGCTCGAAAAAGTCTAGCCAAAGCTGTGGTCAAACATCCTCGGCCAGCTCTGCTTCACAGACGCAAAGCCGCAG GTGTAGAAAGCTCTCAGCCCTTAAGTGTCCACCAGTCCAGGGAGAGACCCACT AGCCCAACGCGGCCCGTTCTGTTAAAAATGGCAATGCAGAGCCAGCAATCCCCGCGGCCTGACTCCGCATGTAGCCTTAAACGGAGCCCCCAGGTGGAGGCGGTGCTTAGTGAGGCCCCGCCCACCTTGGCATGCTCCCGCACTGCCCCTCAGAAAAACATACAG GAGAGAACATACCGTAGTCCAGAGAAAAGGTCATCGCTCCCCAGGCCGTCCAAATCACTGACCCGCCACCTTCCTGCGTCTGAACAAGAGGACAACAGCACCCCCTCCAGGCCAACCT CCATCAACACCGAGGTCAAGGGTGACAGCAGGTCTGGGAGGGGCCCTAGTATGGCAG GCACGGACTCTGGACGTTCCTGGTCAGCTCGTAGCGGCACTTCGACCCCCGGATCCTCTGCGGTTACGCCCGGCACACCCCCTAGTTACGCCCGCACGCCCGGTTCGCGCACCCCCGGAAGCCACACGCCCAAGTCCTTCAGCGTTCTCCAGGAGAAGAAGGTCGCCATCATCCGCACCCCGCCCAAGTCGCCGTCTTCAGCCCAGCGGCAGTTGAAGGTTCTCAACCAGCCCTTGCCTGACCTCAAGAATGTCAAGTCCAAAATTGGATCCACCGCCAACCTTAAACATCAACCCAAGGGTGGACAG GTGCAAATTTTAAACGAGAAGGTGGACTTCAGTCATGTTCAATCAAAGTGCGGCTCCAAGGATAATCTGAAGCACACGCCCAAAGGAGGCAAT GTCATGATTCCGAGCGTTAAACTGGACTTTAGCCACGTGCAGGCTAAATGTGGCTCCCTGAACAAACTCCAGCACACCCCGGGCGGAGGAAAT GTCCAAATCCAGAGCAACAAAATCGACTTGAGCCACATCACTTCCAAATGCGGCTCCATGTCCAACATCCGCTACAGGCCAG GCGGAGGCAACGTTCGGATTGAGAATGTCAAGCTGGACTTTAAAGACAAAGCTCAACCCAAGATCGGCTCAATGGACAACGCCAGCCACATGCCGGGTGGCGGGAACGTGATG ATCGAGAGCCACAAGCTGAGCTTCCGTGAGACCGCCAAAGCCCGGGTGGACCACGGTGCGGAAATCGTTGTCACCCACTCCCCCGGGCTGGGCTTGGGTGGCACCTCGCCTCACTTGTCCTCCGACGGCAGCATCAACCAACTGGATTCGCCACAGCTCGCCACACTGGCCCAAGATGTTACGGCCGCGCTGGCCAAGCAGGGCTTATGA